CGTTTTAAACGTCCGCCGCTTGTATTGGATGAATCAATGGAAGTATCTGGGGCAGAATCGTCATCGCAATGTGGATGACGACGATCGGACTACCGTGGCAGCAATTGCTTATGAATCTCCAGTAGCCGTTGGAGCTCTTCGATCGGCTTCTCGGCATCGTCCACCCGTAGATCGATAAATCGGTCATTGAACCCGCCGTAGCCACTATCTTCTTGAACGACGAGTAGGGCGGCTGACTGTTGCCCGCGTCTGTCGCCACCCTTTTCTTGTCCTGCGAAGAGTGCCGCCATTAATTTATCTGCCAGTTCGCCGTCTGTTTCCTCGAACGCTTTCCCCATTGCCTTGACGACGTCTTCACCAGCGAGGATGTTCCCTTGCGCCGTGTAATGTTTTCCTGAGACGGCACCAGCCCACTCGTTGCATTCATCACCTGTATAGTTGGCGACATTGCCTTTCGCATCGACGATGCCTACCTGTCGCGTTGCGCGTCCCGAATCATCAGCGACGAGACGTGCCAAAGTCTGT
This sequence is a window from Candidatus Poribacteria bacterium. Protein-coding genes within it:
- a CDS encoding DUF1028 domain-containing protein; the protein is MLLIPFSLLFHLSDPDISSEKAVQPPVATFSIVGYDAETGALGIAVQSKFFAVGSVVPWAEVGIGAIATQSHANTTYGPNGLKLLKSGLSAEQTLARLVADDSGRATRQVGIVDAKGNVANYTGDECNEWAGAVSGKHYTAQGNILAGEDVVKAMGKAFEETDGELADKLMAALFAGQEKGGDRRGQQSAALLVVQEDSGYGGFNDRFIDLRVDDAEKPIEELQRLLEIHKQLLPR